The proteins below are encoded in one region of Pygocentrus nattereri isolate fPygNat1 chromosome 13, fPygNat1.pri, whole genome shotgun sequence:
- the grin2cb gene encoding glutamate receptor ionotropic, NMDA 2C, translating to MAMARGRLSPSLQLLLFLLLLLSAMPHCHGRPFFGPPTVNVAVVFSGSTHQGEIKGRLSRENFLDLPLDVNPITVLVNDTNPSALLTRLCLTMATESLHGVVFEDDVDSEAVAQILDFISSQTSIPIVGINGGSALVIPHKADGSAFLQMGVSIEQQINVMFKVLEEYNWSSFVVITSLCPGYEDFVDYIHSFTDTSYFLWELQEVLSFEMSVGANDIRSRRLLQQVDAQVYLVYCSHEEAQYLFSMASDVGLLGPGYVWVIPSLAVGNLEATPPDSFPIGVISIISDRWRKTLRQRVREGVAVVVKGVYSYHKHRGYVPEGHNTCNSSSKSNGSNSVFRHMLNVTWDHRDLSFSEDGYLMNPSMVIIALDRERHWDRVGTYERGILHMRYPVWPRYSNYNELVSDNRHLTVATLEERPFVIVESVDPATGTCVRNTVPCRRQTNRTEVMFGHPEPYTKLCCKGFCIDILKKLSRTIKFSYDLYLVTNGKHGKLVRGIWNGMIGEVVYKRADMAIGSLTINEERSEIIDFSVPFVETGISVMVARSNGTVSPSAFLEPYSPAVWVMMFVMCLTVVAVTVFVFEYFSPVGYNRSLVSAKAPGGPTFTIGKSVWLLWGIVFNNSVPIENPKGTTSKIMVLVWAFFAVIFLASYTANLAAFMIQEQYIDTVSGLSDKKFQKPQEHYPPFRFGTVPNGSTERNIRSNYPDMHTHMMKYNQKGVEEALNSLKTGKLDAFIYDAAVLNYMAGKDEGCKLVTIGSGKVFATTGYGIALQKDSRWKRPIDLALLQFLGDGDTQRLETVWLSGICQNEKNEVMSSKLDIDNMAGVFYMLLVAMGLSLLVFAWEHLLYWKFRHYVHKSERLDFLLAISRGIYSCFNGVEDVGRSGNMQNPDITTNYAQANMLKMLQTAKDIVSSAKVESSLDNATKTIENWSRQGGTLPARIPQVATTETVVPAHLSYITNITENHSSHVPRSLTPPFTQHYTNAASPPHVPNNRLLTRPTPLRYTLPSRSGGLYNGMLPVSSISTPHLAMHDPHSQKSASLFVPYRDLQMPDIYAEHQEPCRTSDGLQKRKKRSRSALVESMDLRGLHDYKDQTVCLAELRAGHFAHDNIPAASVESPYRPEDPTCNSCIKTYVDPVLDDVPLIGKRKLHRRPSFLKATWGPDRVQFPGDRPLPPASSRPDIPDLFPCMEVCGRVRNNLCYPLPVDHSYLHPFRRHPRKGQKLRHTQSTRLPSYREAVLHNAAAVRRATSLVHRQYSYPDLPVYQSTLPYGPAELCNIFPCMAPPSDSVYGAYRAPGHLQDDHLLPVPASRVVHRVSSPGVPLTWGRISSLESEV from the exons ATGGCCATGGCCCGGGGGCGTTTGAGTCCCTCtctccagctcctcctgttcctcctcctGTTGCTCAGTGCCATGCCGCATTGCCATGGCCGTCCATTCTTTGGCCCACCTACAGTTAATGTGGCAGTTGTATTCAGTGGCTCTACTCACCAGGGTGAGATAAAGGGTCGTTTGAGCCGGGAGAACTTCCTGGACCTGCCTCTGGATGTCAATCCCATCACCGTGCTGGTGAACGATACCAACCCTAGTGCATTGCTGACACGCCTCTGTCTGACTATGGCCACTGAGAGCCTCCATGGTGTAGTTTTTGAGGACGATGTCGATTCAGAGGCTGTGGCTCAGATCCTAGACTTCATCTCTTCACAGACTTCCATTCCTATAGTAGGCATCAACGGAGGCTCTGCCCTGGTCATTCCTCACAAG GCTGATGGTTCTGCCTTCCTCCAGATGGGTGTGTCCATCGAGCAGCAGATCAACGTTATGTTCAAAGTGCTTGAGGAATACAACTGGAGCAGCTTTGTTGTGATCACCAGCCTGTGTCCAGGCTATGAAGACTTTGTGGACTACATTCACTCTTTCACAGACACCAGTTACTTCCTGTGGGAGCTACAGGAGGTGCTAAGCTTTGAGATGTCAGTGGGTGCCAATGACATCCGTTCACGCAGACTGCTTCAGCAGGTGGATGCTCAGGTGTATCTAGTGTACTGTTCACACGAGGAGGCTCAGTATCTGTTCAGTATGGCGTCTGATGTTGGGCTCTTGGGGCCTGGCTATGTTTGGGTCATCCCCAGCCTGGCAGTTGGAAACCTGGAGGCCACACCACCTGACAGCTTCCCTATTGGAGTCATCAGCATCATTTCAGACCGTTGGAGGAAAACACTGCGTCAGAGGGTGCGGGAAGGTGTGGCCGTGGTGGTGAAAGGGGTGTACAGTTACCACAAGCACAGAGGATATGTTCCTGAGGGGCATAATACCTGCAACAGTTCATCAAAATCCAATGGCAGTAACTCAGTTTTTAG ACATATGCTGAATGTGACTTGGGACCACAGAGACCTCTCCTTCAGTGAAGACGGCTATCTCATGAACCCCTCCATGGTGATCATTGCTTTGGATCGGGAGAGACACTGGGACAGG GTGGGGACCTATGAAAGGGGGATTCTGCACATGCGCTATCCGGTGTGGCCACGCTACAGTAATTATAATGAGCTTGTGTCTGATAATCGTCACCTGACCGTGGCCACGTTGGAGGAGCGGCCCTTTGTCATCGTGGAGAGCGTGGACCCTGCCACTGGCACTTGTGTGAGAAACACTGTGCCATGCCGCCGTCAAACCAACAGGACAGAAGT CATGTTTGGGCACCCAGAACCTTACACCAAGCTGTGCTGCAAAGGCTTCTGCATTGATATCCTGAAGAAACTCTCACGCACCATCAAGTTCTCCTACGACCTCTACCTGGTCACAAATGGTAAACATGGAAAGCTGGTCCGAGGCATCTGGAATGGGATGATTGGAGAG GTCGTCTACAAGCGTGCAGATATGGCCATTGGCTCACTCACTATTAATGAAGAGCGTTCTGAGATCATTGACTTTTCAGTGCCATTCGTGGAGACTGGGATTAGTGTCATGGTGGCCAGGAGCAATGGCACTGTCTCCCCATCTGCCTTTCTAG AGCCTTACAGTCCAGCAGTGTGGGTCATGATGTTTGTGATGTGTCTGACTGTCGTGGCTGTCACAGTGTTTGTCTTTGAGTACTTCAGCCCTGTCGGGTACAACCGCAGCCTCGTCAGTGCCAAAG CCCCTGGGGGACCTACCTTCACTATAGGGAAGTCAGTGTGGCTCCTGTGGGGGATTGTCTTCAATAACTCTGTCCCTATAGAAAATCCTAAAGGCACCACAAGCAAGATTATGGTCTTGGTGTGGGCCTTCTTTGCTGTCATCTTCCTAGCCAGCTATACTGCTAATTTAGCTGCCTTCATGATCCAAGAGCAGTATATTGACACAGTCTCTGGACTCAGTGACAAAAAG TTCCAAAAGCCACAGGAGCATTACCCGCCTTTTCGCTTCGGCACAGTCCCAAACGGCAGCACTGAGAGAAACATTCGCAGCAATTACCCTGACATGCACACCCACATGATGAAATACAACCAGAAAGGAGTGGAGGAGGCACTCAACAGCCTCAAAACAGG GAAACTGGATGCCTTCATATATGATGCTGCAGTGCTTAATTACATGGCTGGCAAGGACGAGGGCTGCAAGCTGGTGACCATTGGCAGTGGGAAGGTGTTTGCAACTACAGGCTATGGCATAGCTCTACAGAAGGACTCCCGCTGGAAGCGCCCCATAGACCTGGCCCTTCTCCAGTTCCTGGGAGACG GGGACACACAGAGACTGGAGACTGTGTGGCTGTCTGGTATATGCCAGAATGAGAAGAATGAGGTGATGAGTTCCAAGTTGGACATAGACAACATGGCGGGCGTCTTCTACATGTTGCTGGTGGCGATGGGCCTAAGTCTGCTTGTCTTTGCCTGGGAACATCTGTTATACTGGAAATTCAGACATTATGTACACAAATCTGAGCGCTTGGACTTCCTCTTGGCCATAAGCAGG ggCATATACAGTTGCTTTAATGGTGTTGAGGATGTAGGAAGATCTGGCAACATGCAGAACCCTGATATCACTACCAACTATGCCCAGGCCAACATGCTGAAAATGCTTCAGACTGCCAAAGACATTGTCTCCTCAGCAAAGGTAGAAAGTTCTCTAGACAATGCCACAAAAACCATTGAGAACTGGAGTCGGCAAGGGGGGACTCTGCCAGCACGCATACCGCAAGTGGCCACCACTGAGACGGTGGTGCCTGCTCACCTCTCCTACATTACTAACATCACAGAAAACCACTCATCCCATGTGCCACGCTCCTTAACACCCCCTTTCACACAGCATTACACCAACGCTGCAAGCCCACCCCATGTACCCAATAACAGACTGTTAACACGGCCCACTCCACTACGCTACACCCTCCCTTCCCGGTCTGGTGGCCTGTATAATGGGATGCTCCCAGTATCTAGTATCAGCACTCCTCATTTAGCCATGCATGACCCCCATTCCCAAAAGTCAGCATCCCTATTTGTACCCTATAGAGATCTACAGATGCCAGATATCTATGCTGAGCATCAAGAACCTTGCCGCACCTCTGATGGCCttcagaaaaggaaaaagagatcCCGTAGTGCGCTAGTAGAATCCATGGATCTTAGAGGGTTACATGATTACAAAGACCAGACAGTTTGTCTTGCAGAACTCAGAGCAGGCCACTTTGCACATGACAATATTCCCGCTGCATCTGTGGAAAGCCCTTATAGACCAGAAGATCCTACCTGCAATTCTTGCATTAAAACATATGTGGATCCAGTGCTGGATGATGTGCCTCTAATAGGGAAGAGGAAGCTCCATCGCAGGCCATCGTTCCTCAAAGCTACCTGGGGCCCTGACAGGGTTCAGTTTCCAGGTGACAGGCCCCTTCCTCCAGCATCGTCCCGACCTGACATACCAGACCTGTTCCCTTGCATGGAAGTATGTGGAAGAGTAAGGAATAACCTGTGTTACCCCTTGCCTGTGGACCACAGTTACCTTCACCCATTCCGCCGTCATCCGAGAAAGGGTCAGAAGCTGAGGCACACCCAGTCCACCAGGCTGCCCTCTTACAGAGAGGCAGTTCTTCACAATGCCGCAGCTGTGAGGAGGGCCACCAGCCTAGTGCACAGACAATACTCCTACCCTGACCTGCCAGTTTACCAGAGTACACTGCCATATGGACCAGCCGAGCTCTGTAACATCTTCCCCTGCATGGCACCCCCCAGTGACAGTGTATATGGGGCGTACAGAGCTCCTGGACATCTACAGGATGACCATCTGCTGCCTGTTCCAGCCAGCAGGGTGGTTCACAGGGTCAGCAGCCCAGGTGTACCTCTGACATGGGGCAGGATCTCCAGCCTGGAGTCAGAGGTTTGA